Proteins from a genomic interval of Lolium perenne isolate Kyuss_39 chromosome 1, Kyuss_2.0, whole genome shotgun sequence:
- the LOC127342406 gene encoding E3 ubiquitin-protein ligase RDUF2 codes for MDTSPAATAAPASYWCYSCDRFVRAAAAPDVACPGCGGGFLEEMTAPPPTRATSNPYLRRPRAHHANDLRLRRSRRNTSSTPSSSSAPFNPVIVLRRSAANDATPDALAGGSSFELFYDDGAGSGLRPLPETMSDFLMGSGFERLLGQLAQIEAAGLARSSETPPASKAAVDSMPTVPIAAAHVRADSHCAVCKEPFEVGAEAREMPCKHIYHEGCILPWLQLRNSCPVCRHEMPTDSMPTDPARSHPTEEETTVGLTIWRLPGGGFAVGRFAGGRRPEERELPVVYTEMDGGFNNGGAPRRISWGSRQSRSTETSAVRRVFRNMFACFGRGSSSSSQASSAQMRPDEASDDHSAVFSQGSRSRSMSWRLEDGHADAMVQR; via the coding sequence ATGGACACCtcccccgccgccaccgcggcgCCGGCCTCCTACTGGTGCTACAGCTGCGACCGCTTCGTGCGCGCCGCGGCGGCGCCGGACGTCGCGTGCCCGGGCTGCGGCGGCGGGTTCCTCGAGGAGATGACGGCGCCGCCGCCAACCCGCGCCACCTCcaacccctacctccgccgcccgCGCGCGCACCACGCCAACGACCTGCGCCTCCGCCGCAGCCGCCGCAACAcctcctccaccccctcctcctcctccgccccgtTCAACCCGGTCATCGTGCTGCGCCGCTCGGCCGCCAACGACGCCACCCCCGACGCGCTGGCCGGCGGCAGCAGCTTCGAGCTCTTCTACGACGACGGGGCGGGCTCGGGCCTGCGCCCGCTGCCCGAGACCATGTCCGACTTCCTCATGGGGTCCGGCTTCGAGCGGCTGCTGGGCCAGCTCGCCCAGATCGAGGCCGCGGGGCTCGCCCGGTCCAGCGAGACCCCGCCGGCCTCCAAGGCGGCCGTGGACTCCATGCCCACGGTCCCCATCGCCGCCGCCCACGTCCGCGCCGACAGCCACTGCGCCGTCTGCAAGGAGCCCTTCGAGGTCGGCGCCGAGGCCCGGGAGATGCCCTGCAAGCACATCTACCACGAGGGATGCATCCTGCCCTGGCTGCAGCTCCGCAACTCCTGCCCTGTCTGCCGCCACGAGATGCCCACCGACTCCATGCCCACCGACCCAGCTCGCTCTCACCCGACCGAGGAGGAGACGACGGTCGGGCTCACCATCTGGAGGCTCCCGGGAGGCGGTTTCGCGGTCGGGAGGTTCGCCGGCGGGAGGCGGCCCGAGGAGAGGGAGCTCCCGGTCGTGTACACGGAGATGGACGGCGGTTTCAACAATGGCGGCGCTCCCCGGAGGATCTCATGGGGCTCGCGGCAGAGCCGATCAACGGAGACCAGCGCCGTCAGACGCGTTTTCCGCAACATGTTTGCGTGCTTTGGCCGCGGGAGCTCGTCGAGTTCTCAGGCCTCCTCTGCGCAGATGAGGCCCGATGAGGCGTCGGATGATCATTCCGCGGTGTTCAGCCAGGGCTCGAGGAGCCGCAGCATGAGCTGGAGGTTGGAAGACGGCCACGCCGACGCCATGGTGCAGAGATAG